In Lachnospiraceae bacterium, the DNA window AAATAGAAGAAATCCGGACACTCTGCAATACCGTACTGGGGATCTGTTTCCCCATATAAGATCCCGGCATATTTCCAGCTTTTAAGATCATCTGATTCATAACGGAATACTGCTGGACGGTCATAACAGCTACCTGCAATGATCATATTCCACTTATCCTCTATCTGAACAACCTTAGGATCCCTGAAATGCCATGTAACACCTTCTGGTGTTCCCCACACAGCACATTCTTCATGAGTAAAATGAACGCCGTCCTTGCTTTGTTTTGTTACCTGCCACTGTCTTTGCCAGCTGCGGTCTGTTTTTCCGAAATGCCTGGTGTAAAATAAATGTATCACATCTTTTTCGATCACTGCACTTCCAGAAAAAGCTCCGCCCCTGTATTCTCCTTCACAGCCATTTAACTCGATCTGCGGATAAGCTGCAACCGGCTGATGTACCCAGTGAAGAAGATCTTTACTCACTGCATGACCCCAGTGCATATTTCCCCATTCCTGACCATTAGGGTTGTACTGATAAAACAGGTGATAATATCCCTTAAACCAGCAAAGACCGTTTGGATCATTCATCCAGTTTTTATAAGGAGAAAAATGGAAAGTATTTCTGTAATCCTGCGTCAGCGCATCTTTTAAATTATCTTTTGTATAAAAATACGCCTTATCTTTAAATTCTATAAATCTTACTCCCTGCTCCAGCACACAGTCCGGGCAGTAAGAATAGGCTAAAGAAACCTCCAGTTCACAGATCTCCACCTCATATTCCTGCTCTTTTTCCCAGATAAATAAAAAAGTTTCAAAACCGGAAAATTTGTAATATGCTTCCTCTGACAGCTGTCCCTTGCAGAAGATACGAACACAGCCCGGCTGCTCCCCTGTTCTTCTTCCTGTAATGTTAATCCTGGTACTGTTTTCGGAATCGATCTTATATCTCACAATACTCCTCCTTTACAAATGCCCTTTACCAGAATGGGATGTCTTCTTTGTTAGAAGGCATCCCATTTACTGCTATTTCATACTTGCTATTTCATAGAATCCTGCACTCTTGCATATTCATCATCTACATAAGATGCCACTGTATCCAGAGATTCCTTTGCGTCAGAACCGGTAAAAATGTCTAACATTGCCTCTGCAAACTTGGAAGTCAATACAGTGTAAACTGGTGTCTTTGGTCTTGGAACAGCCGCCTCAAAAAGCTGCTCTTTTGCAAGACTGTATGGATATTCATCCCACTGGGTATTATTTTCATAAGCAGACTTTCTTGCAGGCGGATATCCTCCTACCTCACCGTAAAGTCTGGTAGATTCAGAATTAGTCATGAATTCCAGTGCCACATAAGCTGCATCCGGATCCTTGCAGTCTTTAGAAATTCCCAGTGTCCAGCTTCCACAGTTGGAAACTACATGATCGCCTGTTTTTGGCAGATAAGTTGCTCCCCAATGCAGATCCGGGAACTGCTCAAACTGAACCATTTGGTTCGTATTGCCTGCGATCCACATAGCTGCCTTCTGATCCTGGAACTCAGTAGGAGTAGGATCAATATTTGCAAGTTTTTCATCAAAGAATTTCTGAAGCTTTGCAGCGGTCTCTACACTCTTTTCACTGTTGATGTAGCCATCTGCCTTTGAACCATCTTCACTGACTAACGGTGCACCTGCTGAATCAAATAATGGAGATAAACCGTAAATCATTCCTTCACCCTTATCCATGATAATCTTAATACCTACCATTTCAGGCGTGGAGACTTCTTTTGCCATTTCATACACTTCATCCAGCGTGTAAGCATCGTCAATTCCCTCTGGAATGCGGAAGCCATGTTCCTCAAATACATCTTTGTTGTAATAGAACAGACTGACTGCTTCATTAAAGCTGACTGCATACATGTCATTCTTGTATGTATTCTGTAATACTGTAGACGGAAGCATGTCGTTTTTGCTTTCCTCTGATACATAGCTGGTGATCGGAACAATAATTCCGTTTGCTGCATAGTTAGAAACATTTGGACCGTCTAAAGAAAGAAGATCCGGAAGTATCCCTGCTGCAGCTGCTGAGTTTACCTTATCCTCATAAGCATAAGAAGAACCTCTTGGAATATACTCAATTGTCAGATGATATTTCCCTTCATATTTCTTGTTAAAATCTTCTACTCTCTGGTCAAAAGCAGGTATCATGGTCTTATTTTCCTGATACCACATAGTGATCTCCTTTACCCCATCAGCAGAAGCCCCATCTTTACTTCCACCTGCATTTTCCACCTTGGCAGTTTTTTCTCCCCCATTCTGTGAAGAGCATCCGGTCACGCTTGCCATAGCAAGAGCCGCTGCTGACATCATGATCACCCAATTCCTTTTTTTCATAACTTCTTCTCCTTCCTGTTTTCCTTTCGTTTTTGCTTTTTTACTTCATTTTTTCTTTTATTTGCTTCATTTCTGATGACTTTATGGTATCATATCCATGGATTTAAAAACAATATAAAGAATCTGATATAATATGGGTAATATGACACGTTATGAAAAACCTGCATACTTTTTTTCTTGTTTGTGCTATTCTTAAACTGGAAATTTTCTATGACTATGACAGGAGGGCATAAAATGAAAAACCGCAAGATCCAGGAACAGCTTTTAATCTGGTTTCTTATTTTTACTGTGATCCCGCTTTCTGTGATCTCCTTCTGGTGTTATCTGTTAGCTTCCCGGATCATCAACCAGAAATCCAGTTCCTATGCAGCAGAATCCATCCAGCAGTTGTCTGACAACCTGGATCAGTTATTAGTACAGATTGAAAATACCTCTCTTTCCATTTCTTATAATAACTATATCCAGAATGCACTGGAAAATCTGTCAAACGGCCAGTCTATCAGCCGGGTGGACAGCTATCAGCTGGAAAAAAATATGATCCTTACATATGACTATGCATCCATGCGGGATATTACCATACGCCCCGCTGCTTCATTTAAAGACAATAATACCCTTTTTCGTGTACCTGCCAGGCTGGATCCGGATACAGAGGATCTGTTTTACCCAGCTTCTGACCTGACTGATATATCCGCAATTACCTGGCGCAGTGATACGGGGCAACAGATCATCCAGATGATACGGCCCATTGAAAGTACCAGGAATTTTCATCATATGGGCACCTTATATATTTCTCTCTACAGCAGCTATATTGACAATCTGGTAAAGAATATCCATTTTGATGAGAAAGGATTTGCCCTTATCTTAGATTCCAAAAACCAGCCTATTAATATCAAAGAAGTGGATCCTTCTTTCCTTACAAATCTTGATCCTTTTCTTGCCGACACAAATGGAAGGTTTAACCGTAAGATTGGCTCTGTGGATTATGAGTATTTTTATACTACTTCTCCTAAGACCGGCTGGAAATCCCTGGGAATCATTTCAGTTTCTGACCTGCATGCCCAGGTACGAAAACTGGCTCTTTCTGTTATTACAGGCGTACTTTTAGTATCTGCTGTAGCCATATTTATTTCCTACCGGCTTTCACGCTCTTTTGCTGAAAAAATCCATACAGTAACAGCTGCCATGAAAAAAGCCTCAGAAGGCGATTTCTCCGTTAATCTGGCAGAAGGCATTTCAAAAAATGAATTTAACGACTTAAATACCGGTTTTAATCACATGATCCAGAAGATCAATTCCCTGATCCAGACTGTATACAAGGCAGAGCTTTTGCGCAAGGAAGCAGAATATGCTTCCCTGCAGGCACAGACGAATCCACATTTTCTTTATAATACCTTAGATACCATCTGCTGGCAGGCAAAACTTGCAGGCAACGATGCTATTTTTGATACTACCTATTCTCTGGCCTCTCTCCTGCGTGCATCTATGGGAAACACTGATTCTTATATAACTGTTTCCCAGGAATTGTCTTATATCCGTGATTATATACAGATACAGAAAGCCCGCTTCAGGGATAAGATACAGGCAAATATTGCTGTAGAACCGGCACTTATGCCTGTTATGATCCCCAAACTTATTCTTCAGCCTATTGTGGAAAATGCCTTTATCCATGGTCTGGAAGAAAAAAATGGAAACGGTACTATAAAAATAAGCGGGATCTTAAATGATGAGGAAGAAACCGTCCTCTTTATGATCCATGATAATGGTGTGGGAATGACACGGGCCCAGATAGAAAAGGCCTTAGATCCGCCTCCAGGCACGAAAGGCAGCTTTGGACTTTCCAGTGTCCACAAACGGCTCCAGCTTCTGTATGGAACAGATTTTGGCTTAAAGATCCTGTCTGATCCAGGAAAAGGAACCACTATTATCATCCGCATGCCTCTTCATGTTGAAAAGACAGAAAAAGAAAAGCAATATAGAATTTGATTTTGAGGAAATATGTATGTATAAGATAATGATCGCAGACGATGAACCTATCGTACTTGACAGTTTAAAAACATTTCCATGGTCTGATCACCAGTGTTGTGTGACCTGCTTTGCAGAAAACGGCTTAAATGCACTGCATACTCTGGAATCAGAAAAAGTGGATATTTTGATCAGCGATATACGTATGCCGGGGATGAACGGCCTGGAGCTTTCCAAAGCTGTAAAAGAACGATTCCCGGAAACAGAGATCATACTTTTAACCGGCTATGCAGAATTTGAATACGCCAAACAGGCTTTATCACTTGGAATCCGCCAGTACCTTTTAAAGCCATTCCGACTTGAAGATATTGAATCTGCCCTCCTTTCCTGTATCCATTCCTTAGATAACCTGGAAAGCAGGCGCAGACAGCAGACATACATCCAGGAAAAGCTTCAGCTCATCTCTCCTCTTCTCACAGAGCAGATCTACCAGGATCTGTTAGAGGGACGTATTGGGGATTATTCAGAAAAAATAGCTGCCTGCAACATTAAGGATGCTCTTTATGTGGTCATTTCCACTCAAAGTGACTTTCCCGGAAGTTCCTTAGATATTGCCCTCTATGCTCAGATCAAAGAGCTGTTAAATGGAATGGAACCAGAAGTTTATCTTGCCCAGGGCATTGACATTATCAGCTGTATCCTTTGTTTTAATGTAAAGCATTCCCCTGAATTTTGTGAGGTTGCCTCTTTACACCTGTGCGAAATGCTCCAGAAGACAACGCTGCAAGAACTGGGATTCCATATTTCTTTTGGCATCAGCCTTCCAAGTTCTGATATTTTTATGCTTCATCAGTTAAAAAAGCAATCTGTCCAGGCCCTTAACTGCCGGAGCGCTTTAGGTGGAAATTCCCTGATCATGTATTCGGAAATACAGAAAAAACAGGATCATGATATTTTCAATCTGACCATGTATGAAAAGAAAATACAGAAATGTATTGTTCAGAATCAGAAACAAGAATTACAACAGACCTTCCGGCAGTTTTTTGATGAACTGCTCCAGTCTGCCCACGGTGACTTTTCTTATATTAAAAAAACGCTGATCAATCTTGTTGTGCTTACATATCGTTTTGCCGAAAGTTATATTAACAGTTCTGAAAATGAATATGATGCTATCGAACATTTATTCCGCTGTGAAAGTATGGAAACACTGTCCAAAGAATCTCTTTCCCTGTTAGAGTCTCTGATCCAGACAGGATCCAGTTCTTTTGGCGGCGGGATTGCAGAACGCATCACTGATTATCTGGAACAGAATCTGGAGCAGAATGTTTCTCTTGATATGCTGGCCCAGTCTATGAATTACAGCGCCGCTTATCTGTCCCGCCTCATCAAAAAGAATACAGGACAGTCCTTCAGCGAACTGCTTTTATACCTGCGTTTAAAAAAATCCATGGAGCTTTTACGGCTTACGGATATGCGGATCAATGATATTGCTGCCAAAGCAGGCTACAACGATGTAAGCTATTTCATCTCTATTTTTAAAAAGTATACCGGCGTCACACCTAAGGAGTGGCGCAGCCTGGCAAAGCTGGGAGAGTTATAGAATGTTATTAAAAAACAGGCGTATCCTGACCTTTCGGATACGCCTGTTTTTTCCGTTCATTTATTTAAGGATAATATCATCACGGCCTGGGCCATTAGATACCATTGTGATCGGTACTTCAATCTCTTTTTCTACAAACTCAATATACTTACGGCAGTTCTCTGGGAGATCTGCGTAATTCTTGATTCCGCGGATATCTGTCTTCCAGCCCGGGAGCTTGGTAAATACCGGTTTAGCCTTTTCAAGCTTTGCAGTAGTTGGGAAGTCTCTGGTCACTTCGCCGTCGATCTCATAGCCAATGCAAACCGGGATCTCATCTAAGTAGCCAAGTACATCTAATACTGTGAAAGCCACTTCAGTAGCGCCCTGGATACGGCAGCCGTATCTTGTAGCAACTGCATCGAACCAGCCTACTCTTCTTGGACGTCCGGTAGTAGCGCCGTATTCGCCGCCATCACCACCACGGTTTCTTAACTCTTCCGCTTCATCACCGAAGATCTCGCTGACAAATGCACCTGCACCAACTGCGCTGGAATATGCCTTAACAACAGTGGTAATATCCTTGATCTCATATGGCGGGATGCCTGCGCCAATAGCACCGTAAGCAGCCAGTGTAGAAGAAGAAGTTACCATCGGATAGATTCCGTGATCTGGATCCTTTAAAGAGCCCAGCTGTCCTTCTAACAGGATCCGCTTGCCTTCTTTGATCGCATTGTGCAGATATGCAGATACATCACATACATATGGACGGATCATTTCACGATAGCTTACTAACTCATCGTAAAGCTCCTTTGGATCTAACAGAGGCTTGTGGTACAGATGCTCAAGCATTACGTTCTTGATCTCACATACTCTCTCTGTCTTTTCCTTTAACAGCTCATCATCAAAGAGTTCGCTTACCTGGAAACCGATCTTTGCATATTTATCAGAATAGAATGGAGCAATTCCGGACTTGGTGGAGCCAAAGGACTTACCAGCCAGACGAGCCTCCTCATAAGTATCAAACAGTACATGGTAAGGCATCAGGATCTGTGCTCTGTCAGAAACCAGGATATGTGGCTTCGGAACGCCTCTGTCTACGATAGACTGGATCTCCTTGATCAGATATGGGATGTTTAATGCAACACCATTTCCAATGATGCTGGTAGTGTGCTGATAGAATACGCCAGACGGAAGAAGATGAAGTGCAAATTTACCATAATCATTGATAATGGTATGACCTGCATTACTTCCGCCCTGGAAACGGATAATAATGTCAGACTCTTTTGCAAGCATATCTGTGATCTTGCCTTTTCCTTCGTCTCCCCAGTTAGCACCTACAATTGCTCTAACCATACGTAAATTCCTCCTTGGGGCATAAGCCCGGTATCATTAATAAATAATTAATCTCCTTTTACTTTACTATATTATGAACTATAAGTAAAGTGATTATTTATTATGTATGCCATAATGACAGCTTATGTCGTTTGTATCTGCTATCTGTTCTTCTTATTTTTCTGCAAGCAGCTCTAGCAGGTTTTTTCCTGCCATGGACATTAAACCTGTCTCTCCCGTTACTAGACAGATAGACCGTGATGGCATTTTTTCTTTAAAAGAAAGGGCAAATACTTCTCCCCGCTCTATGGCCTCTTTTGCAAAACCTTCCATAACACAGCCAACGCCCATGTTCCGCCTGGCAAACTGCACGATCATATCGCTGGTAGCCAGTTCAAATTCCGGCTTTAATTCAATGCCTTTCTGGGATAAAAACTGATCCATGAACAGGCGGGTGCTGGTATTTTTTTCCAGAAAAATACATGGCAGGTCACAGAGAATGGAATAGTCTAACTCCCTTCCCTGCAATTCTTTAAAGCTGCTTCCTGCAATAAACACGTTATCAATAGATTTTACTTCTGTACTGTGAATCGCTCCATGACCCGAAAAAGGTGTAGTCACCACACCAAAATCAATTTTGCCTTCTTCCAGGCAACGGATGGTCTCCGGTGTTGGTGCATTGGTCACTGTCACCTTTATCCTTGGATATTCTTTGTGAAACTGCTCCAGATACGGGAGCAGGAAAAACTGCAATGTCATGTCACTGGCACCAATACGCACCTCTCCCATATCCATGTCCAGCATTCTTTTAAGCATCCGGCCGCCTTCTAACAGCTGCTCTACCCCGCCTTTTACATAGTGATATAACAGTTCCCCTTCTCTTGTAAGGAGTACCCCTTTAGAAGTACGGGAAAACAATTTTGCCCCTGCTTCTTTTTCCAGCTGACGCACTGCCTGGCTCACTGCAGGCTGGGAGATGCAAA includes these proteins:
- a CDS encoding GH32 C-terminal domain-containing protein codes for the protein MRYKIDSENSTRINITGRRTGEQPGCVRIFCKGQLSEEAYYKFSGFETFLFIWEKEQEYEVEICELEVSLAYSYCPDCVLEQGVRFIEFKDKAYFYTKDNLKDALTQDYRNTFHFSPYKNWMNDPNGLCWFKGYYHLFYQYNPNGQEWGNMHWGHAVSKDLLHWVHQPVAAYPQIELNGCEGEYRGGAFSGSAVIEKDVIHLFYTRHFGKTDRSWQRQWQVTKQSKDGVHFTHEECAVWGTPEGVTWHFRDPKVVQIEDKWNMIIAGSCYDRPAVFRYESDDLKSWKYAGILYGETDPQYGIAECPDFFYLDGTWVLIVSYIYADGRKDGRDVVWYTGTYKDGKFDPENKGLLDEGKDYYAPQSFEVEGERISAGWNCHRLGQHIAQPGSANGSLSLPRKLAVKNGKLYSQVIPQIQELFTEKAENGPYFLSMRKTKEIKESTVLSLAGSLAGKVNLYIGETALKLTLEKEDADAKEQALPFVCQIQTDHPVEEITAYVDKAIIELFINGGEQACTRRFYLPKAVLRPVAEKTGAWSIDIKGMRSIW
- a CDS encoding extracellular solute-binding protein: MKKRNWVIMMSAAALAMASVTGCSSQNGGEKTAKVENAGGSKDGASADGVKEITMWYQENKTMIPAFDQRVEDFNKKYEGKYHLTIEYIPRGSSYAYEDKVNSAAAAGILPDLLSLDGPNVSNYAANGIIVPITSYVSEESKNDMLPSTVLQNTYKNDMYAVSFNEAVSLFYYNKDVFEEHGFRIPEGIDDAYTLDEVYEMAKEVSTPEMVGIKIIMDKGEGMIYGLSPLFDSAGAPLVSEDGSKADGYINSEKSVETAAKLQKFFDEKLANIDPTPTEFQDQKAAMWIAGNTNQMVQFEQFPDLHWGATYLPKTGDHVVSNCGSWTLGISKDCKDPDAAYVALEFMTNSESTRLYGEVGGYPPARKSAYENNTQWDEYPYSLAKEQLFEAAVPRPKTPVYTVLTSKFAEAMLDIFTGSDAKESLDTVASYVDDEYARVQDSMK
- a CDS encoding sensor histidine kinase; translated protein: MKNRKIQEQLLIWFLIFTVIPLSVISFWCYLLASRIINQKSSSYAAESIQQLSDNLDQLLVQIENTSLSISYNNYIQNALENLSNGQSISRVDSYQLEKNMILTYDYASMRDITIRPAASFKDNNTLFRVPARLDPDTEDLFYPASDLTDISAITWRSDTGQQIIQMIRPIESTRNFHHMGTLYISLYSSYIDNLVKNIHFDEKGFALILDSKNQPINIKEVDPSFLTNLDPFLADTNGRFNRKIGSVDYEYFYTTSPKTGWKSLGIISVSDLHAQVRKLALSVITGVLLVSAVAIFISYRLSRSFAEKIHTVTAAMKKASEGDFSVNLAEGISKNEFNDLNTGFNHMIQKINSLIQTVYKAELLRKEAEYASLQAQTNPHFLYNTLDTICWQAKLAGNDAIFDTTYSLASLLRASMGNTDSYITVSQELSYIRDYIQIQKARFRDKIQANIAVEPALMPVMIPKLILQPIVENAFIHGLEEKNGNGTIKISGILNDEEETVLFMIHDNGVGMTRAQIEKALDPPPGTKGSFGLSSVHKRLQLLYGTDFGLKILSDPGKGTTIIIRMPLHVEKTEKEKQYRI
- a CDS encoding response regulator, with product MYKIMIADDEPIVLDSLKTFPWSDHQCCVTCFAENGLNALHTLESEKVDILISDIRMPGMNGLELSKAVKERFPETEIILLTGYAEFEYAKQALSLGIRQYLLKPFRLEDIESALLSCIHSLDNLESRRRQQTYIQEKLQLISPLLTEQIYQDLLEGRIGDYSEKIAACNIKDALYVVISTQSDFPGSSLDIALYAQIKELLNGMEPEVYLAQGIDIISCILCFNVKHSPEFCEVASLHLCEMLQKTTLQELGFHISFGISLPSSDIFMLHQLKKQSVQALNCRSALGGNSLIMYSEIQKKQDHDIFNLTMYEKKIQKCIVQNQKQELQQTFRQFFDELLQSAHGDFSYIKKTLINLVVLTYRFAESYINSSENEYDAIEHLFRCESMETLSKESLSLLESLIQTGSSSFGGGIAERITDYLEQNLEQNVSLDMLAQSMNYSAAYLSRLIKKNTGQSFSELLLYLRLKKSMELLRLTDMRINDIAAKAGYNDVSYFISIFKKYTGVTPKEWRSLAKLGEL
- a CDS encoding adenylosuccinate synthase, encoding MVRAIVGANWGDEGKGKITDMLAKESDIIIRFQGGSNAGHTIINDYGKFALHLLPSGVFYQHTTSIIGNGVALNIPYLIKEIQSIVDRGVPKPHILVSDRAQILMPYHVLFDTYEEARLAGKSFGSTKSGIAPFYSDKYAKIGFQVSELFDDELLKEKTERVCEIKNVMLEHLYHKPLLDPKELYDELVSYREMIRPYVCDVSAYLHNAIKEGKRILLEGQLGSLKDPDHGIYPMVTSSSTLAAYGAIGAGIPPYEIKDITTVVKAYSSAVGAGAFVSEIFGDEAEELRNRGGDGGEYGATTGRPRRVGWFDAVATRYGCRIQGATEVAFTVLDVLGYLDEIPVCIGYEIDGEVTRDFPTTAKLEKAKPVFTKLPGWKTDIRGIKNYADLPENCRKYIEFVEKEIEVPITMVSNGPGRDDIILK
- a CDS encoding LysR family transcriptional regulator; translated protein: MNINLEYYKVFYYVCQEGSLTAAAQRLCISQPAVSQAVRQLEKEAGAKLFSRTSKGVLLTREGELLYHYVKGGVEQLLEGGRMLKRMLDMDMGEVRIGASDMTLQFFLLPYLEQFHKEYPRIKVTVTNAPTPETIRCLEEGKIDFGVVTTPFSGHGAIHSTEVKSIDNVFIAGSSFKELQGRELDYSILCDLPCIFLEKNTSTRLFMDQFLSQKGIELKPEFELATSDMIVQFARRNMGVGCVMEGFAKEAIERGEVFALSFKEKMPSRSICLVTGETGLMSMAGKNLLELLAEK